A window from Henckelia pumila isolate YLH828 unplaced genomic scaffold, ASM3356847v2 CTG_466, whole genome shotgun sequence encodes these proteins:
- the LOC140872575 gene encoding GDSL esterase/lipase At4g10955-like — protein sequence MASEKETFSLTGPTFLTSVDWNNSNHRRSVAASLVQGVYILERDRHQNRQAALAPPWWESFHFVLHRALVDDHDLSIFGAIYEFKFPPPHYTNPGLNPPRFVLAFRGPINNSSSRSEDLKLNLNCMINNLESSTRFRIGLEMTQEIVSHFGVANVWIAGHSIGSSIGLLVGRHMAKKMGTHLESYLFNPPFASPPIEKIKNEKVRMGLRVANSVITAGLAVAANGGKIPTKDPVNDPFLVLSTWVPYLFINSGDVVCSEYVGYFEHREKMEKMGAGKIGRLATKHSIGSIVSGARGKDSDAAHLIPSAYLTINSNSSMGLMESHGIHQWWRLDLELKYKLYQYKEK from the exons ATGGCTTCGGAGAAGGAAACTTTTAGCCTCACGGGACCAACTTTTTTAACTTCAGTCGACTG GAACAACTCAAACCATAGAAGATCCGTCGCGGCAAGCCTAGTTCAGGGAGTCTATATCCTCGAACGAGACCGCCACCAAAATCGCCAAGCCGCCCTGGCTCCTCCCTGGTGGGAATCCTTCCATTTCGTGCTCCACCGTGCCCTCGTCGACGACCACGATCTCTCCATCTTCGGAGCCATTTACGAGTTCAAGTTCCCACCTCCACACTACACCAACCCCGGCCTGAACCCCCCTCGGTTCGTGCTCGCGTTTCGCGGACCCATCAACAACTCAAGCAGCAGGTCCGAGGATCTCAAGCTGAATCTCAACTGCATGATCAACAACCTAGAAAGCAGCACTCGCTTCCGCATCGGATTGGAAATGACCCAAGAGATCGTCTCACACTTCGGCGTGGCCAATGTCTGGATAGCAGGGCATTCCATCGGGTCCTCCATAGGACTCCTCGTGGGAAGACACATGGCCAAGAAAATGGGAACACATCTCGAAAGCTACCTCTTCAACCCTCCTTTCGCATCGCCGCCGATCGAGAAGATCAAGAACGAGAAGGTGAGAATGGGGCTGAGGGTGGCCAACAGTGTGATCACTGCGGGGCTCGCTGTTGCTGCAAATGGCGGCAAAATCCCGACGAAGGACCCCGTGAACGACCCGTTTCTGGTCCTTTCTACGTGGGTTCCTTACCTTTTTATAAACTCCGGCGACGTGGTGTGTTCGGAGTACGTCGGATATTTCGAGCACAGGGAAAAGATGGAGAAGATGGGCGCGGGTAAGATTGGGAGGCTTGCAACGAAGCATTCGATAGGGAGCATTGTTTCGGGTGCTAGGGGCAAGGATTCTGATGCGGCGCATCTGATTCCTTCTGCGTATTTGACCATTAACTCCAATTCTTCCATGGGTTTGATGGAGTCTCATGGGATTCATCAATGGTGGAGGCTGGACTTGGAGTTGAAGTACAAATTGTATCAGTACAAGGAAAAGTAA